From Syntrophorhabdaceae bacterium:
AAAGACGGCCAACAGAGGCAATCCGCCCGATCGAACGCCCTGGCTGATTTTTCAGGTTGGACAGGGGTATTGAGAATATGATGGAGAAAAATTCGATTGAAATATATGCTCTGATAATTTGCTTCATATCATTAGTGCTCGCTTCAGTTGCATTGGGAACAGGGATATACAGCCTTGTCGGAATGAAATATCCTGAAGTAGTAATAAGCGCAAATTCATACGAATCTCATAGAGATCTGATGCGACTCTTTGGAGTCAGCGATAAGGAGCTCAAGAGAGACGTAAATACGTTCACTGAGGAAGATAAGCGAATGCTTTGGTGGCATGCGCATAAAAGATACGTAGATGCTCTGGCTTTATACAAAAGCGTGATTTGCATGTCTTAGTTAAATCAATCATTATCTTTTGTGTATCAATGTCCTTTTTCATTATTCATTCAATAATTTTTGCGCGCGAAAGAAGAATGTTGCAACACACAATGAATAATATCGACCCGAAGGGAAGAGTGGTATGAACAAGAACGTACTAACTATGTACGCATTGATAGTTTGTTTTGTTTCGATAACGGTCGGAGCCATTGGTTTAGGGACGGGTATATATGGCCTTGTAGGAATGTATTATCCGCATATAACCATAAGGCAAATTGAATTAGAAAATGTTATCAATAACCTGGATCCCTTTAGTGCTGATGGAGAAGATGGAAAGGTCGAATATTCTAAGCTTTCGGAAGAAGCTAAACAACATATAATAGACACAAGAAGGACTATAGCCTTAAATATGGAAAAAAGAAAATCGCTTCAAGGTCTAATCGGTTCAACCGTCATTGTATTTGTAGCTTTGTTAGTATTTGTCCCACATTGGCTAATAGCAAGACGAGAGCGCAAGCATTAGGTTATTTGCTACATAATTACCGGATGGAGCTCACGGTCCGCCTGTACAAAGCGCCACGCATTTTTGTGAAAAGCCGATATTAAGCAAGGCGCTCAAATTTCAATACAAACTTGAACGTCAGTCTCTTTTATCGTAAACTTTTCACAGCACTCTAACCTTCCGTCGAATAATCACCTGTATTATTGCCGGAAAAACATCCTCTGAGCAGGATTAAGGAGAAGACAGGCGAGTAGCCGCCAGTGCGAGTGCGTCATTGTCCGGATTGAAAAGCGCGGCGTATCGACATGCATAAGGCGTATTCCGCACACGCCGGTTCTGTCGTGAAGTGTCGCGGGATACATTGATAATGGATCGAAAACGTTACAACACTATGATTCTTCTTCTTGGTTCCCTGTCGGCGATCGGGCCCTTCTCGATTGACATGTATCTACCCGGTTTTCCTGCCATAGCGGCCGGTCTGAAAACAGACATCGGCCACGTGGGGCTTTCGCTGACAAGCTATTTTATCGGAATCTCGGTGGGGCAGATGCTTTGGGGTCCATTGCTTGACCGTTATGGGCGGAAGAAGCCGTTATTGATCGGGCTCATGATGTACATACTGGCCACTCTGGGTTGCGCCTGCTCACCATCCGTACATTTCCTGATCGTCCTGCGGTTGTTTCAGGCCCTTGGAAGCTGCGTCGGCATAGTAGGCGCCAGGGCGGTTGTCCGTGATCTGTTTTCAGGCAGGGAGGCGGCCAGAGTGCTTTCCACTCTGATCCTGATTTTTGGCGTGTCCCCGGTTATCGCCCCTACGATCGGGGGTTTCGTGGCGACTGCACTCGGCTGGAGATTTATCTTTCTCATCCTCGCGGTCATTGCTGGATTCGTTCTTGTCATGGCCCTCAGATATCTTGATGAGAGTAAGGCCGCTGATTCCGCCATCTCCCTTCATCCGAAAAAGGTTGCGGTTGATTATGTCTCTCTCTTCAAGGAGCCTGTGTTCTTCACGTATATCTGTGTATCTTCTCTCAGCATGGGGGTATTCTTTGCCTACCTCGCCGGGTCCCCTTTGGTGTATATGAAGCTGAATGGTTTCTCGGCCACGCAATTCGGATGGATATATGGCGCCAACGCGGTGGGCCTGGTGATCGCAAGTCAGCTCAACCGGGTATTCCTGAGAGTGAAAGGCAGCGCTCAGATATTGCTGGCCGTAATCACTATGCAGTGCTGCTTGGCGCTGAGTCTTCTGATCTGGTCTTTTCTGCTCCCCGGCAAAGGGATAGGCATCCTGATCCTTCTCTCGGGCCTCATATGCTGCCATGGTCTTATTAACCCCAACTCGATAGCACTGGGGCTCGAACCCTTCGCACGGAAAGCGGGCTTCGCAGCGGCGCTTATGGGGAGTATCCAGCAGTTGATGGGGGCGGTGGCATCGGGGCTCGTAAGCTATCTTTACGACGGGACGGCGAGGCCCATGATTGGCGTAATGGCCGGCTGTTCAGTCCTGGCCCTCACCATATTGACGCAACGGCGTCACAGAGGACACGGCAAGACGTCCCCCGAAGATTGAACGAACATTCTGGCGTCTACATGTATCCGAAGAAGAGAATTCGGACACGCTTTGGTGAAAAAGAGAATCAATAGTGATACGGCCTGTCTGTTTTCTCCTTGAAATCCGCTTCCGATTGCGAGAGAATGGACTCATGGCAGGGGGAGCCGGGAAACTTAAGGCGGTGTTCGCCAAAAAAAGCCACATGAATGTCGTACTCGTTTGAGAGCAGACAGGCAGATATAAGTAGATCGGGTTCTGCGAGAGACTTGAGAGTCAGTTAGCAAGAGAAAAGCAAATGTGATAAGTTTGACTTAAGTTGTTCTGCTACGCCTTAATATGAGTCACCAGTAAATGATTAAAAAGAAAAATGGGGTATGGGAGGAGCAAGATGGCAAAATCGTTTGAGGGTAAGGTTGTACTGGTAACCGGCGGAAGCTCAGGGATCGGCAAGGCCACCGCACTGGCATTTGCAGCGGAAGGGGCAAAGGTTGTGGTAGCCAGCCGGAGTGTCGTGCCATTGCGCGACACTGTGCGCATGATTGAGGAAGCCGGCGGCACGGGAATGTTCGTCCAGTGTGATGTCTCAAAGGCAACTGAGGTCGAAGCTATGGTCAAAACCACGGTGGAAGCCTACGGGCGGCTCGACTGTGCCTTCAATAATGCAGGCGGAGGCGCTGTAGGAACACCCTCTGCTTTGATAGCAGACTGCGCAGAGGCTGACTGGGACAAGGAAATCAACGTGAACCTCAAGGGGGTATGGCTCTGTATGAAGTATGAGATCCCACAGATGTTAAAACAAGGGATTGGCGCCATTGTGAATACGTCCTCGGTAGCGGGACTCATTGTGAATCGGCCGGGCAGAGCAGCATACGCCTCAGCTAAACATGCTGTTATTGGTTTGACTAAAGCGGCGGCAGTGGAGTATGCCAAGGCAGGCATACGAGTCAACGCTGTGTGCCCAGGTCCCACCACGGTGCCATGGATTGAGAAGCTATTGGACGCACGTCCGGAGATGAAGGAGCCCTTTATGGAGGGATGTCTTTTACGCCGGCTGGGCGGGCCGGAAGAGGTTGCGCAAGCCGTACTCTGGCTCTGTTCGAATGCCGCCTCATTTGTTACAGGTATTGCGATGCCTGTGGACGGCGGCGTAGTGGTAGGAGCTAAATAGCCGCCTGATTCGAAGACAAAAAATAAGGGGGTAATAGAAATGAAAATGGCAAGAAACAGTATCATTTCATTGGTTGCGGCATGCCTTATCATGGCCGGAGTTGCAGGCGCAGCAATGGCCCAGCCGAAGAACGTCATCGAGATAACTTACGGCACACCCTTTGGTGTCGATCATCCCTTCAGCGTTACCGATAGGAAATTGATGGCAAAGGTCGAAAAAGAGACAAACGGGCAGGTGAAGTTTAAACCCTACTGGGGAGGAGCGGTGATAGGCGGCAGGGACGCCGTTGAGGAGCTCACCCAGGGGGCTGTTGATATGGCCTTTGTCAATCCGACAACCTCGAAGAGCGGTTTTCCGATCACCAAAGCCAGCTTTAATTTCTTCTATGGCGTAAATAATGTGGACGTGGGCGCCAGGGTCTTTAGGGAATTACTCACCAAGTTCCCCGATATTGAGAACGATTATAAGGGGATGAAGGTGCTCTGCTGGGGCGGGTTTATGAATCAGCTTATTACCAGGAAGCCTGTTCGGAAAATAGCTGATCTGAAGGGCATGAGATTAATAGCCTACGGTGACGTCGCGATTGCACTCAAAGAATTGGGCGTAGAAGGCATGTCCATACCGGGTGCTGAAGCCTATGTGGATCTGCAAAAGGGCATCATCGATGGAACTATCATCCCCGTCGAGGCACTCGAGTCCATGAAATTTGCCGAGGTGGCAAAGTATGTCTCGGTGATCAATTTTTACCACGCACGTACCGGCAGCAGGATGATGAACCTCAATAAGTTTAACAGCCTTCCCTCTGACGTGAAAAAGGTCATCGAGAGCAACATAGAATACTATAGCCGGGAGATGGAAGTCGAGTTCGAGGAGCACAATCAGCACGCGATGGATGCGGGAAAGAAGCTTGGTGTTGAATTCATACCCCTTTCACAGGAAGAGATGACAAAGTTCTATGCGCCAATCAAGACAATAGCTGTGAAAGAAGCGCAGGAACTCGATGCAAAGGGACTTCCCGGAACAAAGATACTCAATGAAGCGCAACGTCTCATCCAGTTGTATAGCAAGTAAGCGGATGCTTAAAAAGGGAAATTGGCTAAAGGCGACGGGATGGGTTATGCTCATCCCGTTTTCATGATTGGTTGCCGTCCGGGGGAATACCACGTTTTTTTCGGTAGTGGGTCAGTGACCCACTACCCTTTCTTCAAATGTATTGCTATTCTGCCGGTAATATGCAATAATAAGTCCAATTGAAAGTTTCGGAAGATTTGTTTGTAGTAACCGCAGAAAGATTCTTTTTTGTAGTATCTCCACAACACACAATCCGCATCCTTCAAAAATACTTAACAGAGAGGTAGTAGCATATGTTCAGAGGTACAGTAAAGTGGTTTAATGATTCAAAGGGTTTTGGTTTTATTACGAAGGATGAC
This genomic window contains:
- a CDS encoding multidrug effflux MFS transporter encodes the protein MDRKRYNTMILLLGSLSAIGPFSIDMYLPGFPAIAAGLKTDIGHVGLSLTSYFIGISVGQMLWGPLLDRYGRKKPLLIGLMMYILATLGCACSPSVHFLIVLRLFQALGSCVGIVGARAVVRDLFSGREAARVLSTLILIFGVSPVIAPTIGGFVATALGWRFIFLILAVIAGFVLVMALRYLDESKAADSAISLHPKKVAVDYVSLFKEPVFFTYICVSSLSMGVFFAYLAGSPLVYMKLNGFSATQFGWIYGANAVGLVIASQLNRVFLRVKGSAQILLAVITMQCCLALSLLIWSFLLPGKGIGILILLSGLICCHGLINPNSIALGLEPFARKAGFAAALMGSIQQLMGAVASGLVSYLYDGTARPMIGVMAGCSVLALTILTQRRHRGHGKTSPED
- a CDS encoding glucose 1-dehydrogenase; this translates as MAKSFEGKVVLVTGGSSGIGKATALAFAAEGAKVVVASRSVVPLRDTVRMIEEAGGTGMFVQCDVSKATEVEAMVKTTVEAYGRLDCAFNNAGGGAVGTPSALIADCAEADWDKEINVNLKGVWLCMKYEIPQMLKQGIGAIVNTSSVAGLIVNRPGRAAYASAKHAVIGLTKAAAVEYAKAGIRVNAVCPGPTTVPWIEKLLDARPEMKEPFMEGCLLRRLGGPEEVAQAVLWLCSNAASFVTGIAMPVDGGVVVGAK
- the dctP gene encoding TRAP transporter substrate-binding protein DctP, coding for MKMARNSIISLVAACLIMAGVAGAAMAQPKNVIEITYGTPFGVDHPFSVTDRKLMAKVEKETNGQVKFKPYWGGAVIGGRDAVEELTQGAVDMAFVNPTTSKSGFPITKASFNFFYGVNNVDVGARVFRELLTKFPDIENDYKGMKVLCWGGFMNQLITRKPVRKIADLKGMRLIAYGDVAIALKELGVEGMSIPGAEAYVDLQKGIIDGTIIPVEALESMKFAEVAKYVSVINFYHARTGSRMMNLNKFNSLPSDVKKVIESNIEYYSREMEVEFEEHNQHAMDAGKKLGVEFIPLSQEEMTKFYAPIKTIAVKEAQELDAKGLPGTKILNEAQRLIQLYSK